The following proteins are encoded in a genomic region of Comamonas resistens:
- a CDS encoding ABC transporter permease codes for MESYALLLGATLSAGTVLALAALGLLINEKSGIVNLGAEGMMLCAAIAGFAATVHSGNTWVGFGAGMLAGALLAAVFGVLVIWLNTNQYATGLALSLFGAGFSAFVGLGYVQAKLPELPKYAIPGLSELPVVGQALFTLHPLVYGAIVLAALMVWFLYRTRAGLVLRAVGESPSSAHALGYPVRRIRLMAVMFGGAMCGLAGAFISVVYTPLWVENMVSGRGWIALALTTFATWRPARVLLGAYLFGGVTMLQFHLQAIGVQVPSQILSMLPYLATIVVLVLISRNPTWIRVNMPASLGKPFYPGS; via the coding sequence ATGGAATCCTATGCACTGCTTCTGGGGGCTACGCTCAGCGCTGGTACCGTGCTGGCGCTGGCGGCCCTGGGTCTGCTGATCAATGAAAAGTCCGGCATCGTTAACCTGGGGGCCGAGGGCATGATGCTCTGCGCCGCCATCGCCGGCTTTGCGGCCACGGTTCATTCGGGCAATACCTGGGTGGGCTTTGGCGCGGGCATGCTCGCGGGCGCCTTGCTGGCTGCCGTCTTCGGCGTGCTGGTGATCTGGCTCAACACCAACCAGTACGCCACGGGCCTGGCGCTATCGCTGTTCGGCGCGGGCTTCTCGGCCTTTGTCGGCCTGGGTTATGTGCAGGCCAAGCTTCCCGAGCTGCCCAAGTACGCGATTCCCGGCCTGTCCGAGCTGCCTGTGGTGGGGCAGGCGCTGTTCACGCTGCACCCGCTGGTCTACGGTGCAATCGTGCTGGCGGCGCTCATGGTCTGGTTCCTCTACCGCACGCGCGCCGGTCTGGTGTTGCGCGCCGTGGGCGAATCGCCTTCGTCGGCCCATGCTCTGGGCTATCCCGTGCGTCGCATCCGCCTGATGGCGGTGATGTTTGGCGGCGCCATGTGCGGTCTGGCCGGTGCCTTCATCTCGGTGGTCTACACGCCGCTGTGGGTGGAGAACATGGTGTCGGGCCGCGGCTGGATTGCGCTGGCGCTGACCACGTTTGCGACCTGGCGTCCGGCCCGTGTGCTGCTGGGCGCCTATCTGTTCGGCGGTGTGACCATGCTGCAGTTCCATCTGCAGGCCATTGGCGTGCAAGTTCCCAGCCAGATTCTGTCCATGCTGCCGTATCTGGCCACCATCGTGGTGCTGGTGCTCATATCACGTAACCCGACCTGGATTCGCGTGAACATGCCTGCCTCTTTGGGCAAACCTTTTTATCCTGGCTCTTGA
- a CDS encoding ABC transporter permease, with the protein MLKLEQRPQASRLWTYGSPVLALLITVLVGVALFALLGKDPVKGLQAFFWEPIKSGYALGEVAMKATPLLLIALGLAVCFRSNVWNIGAEGQFVIGAVAAGGIALLADKTTGPWIVPAILIAGMLGGMVWAGIVALLRDRFNANEILVSLMLVYVATLVLGYLVYGPWKDPMGYNFPQTKSFERVTQIPRLVQGMRMNIGVIISLVGAGLLWTFLFRTRAGFALQVGGLAPAAARYAGFSSRKALWTALLISGATAGLAGALEVAGPLGQLTPYVPAGYGFAAIIVAFVGRLHPVGMIFSAILMSMFYIGGELAQSRLGLPKALTGVFQGLLLFALLACDTLVAYRIRWVAQKAGAVVSAVKGA; encoded by the coding sequence ATGCTCAAGCTTGAACAACGTCCGCAGGCGTCCAGGCTCTGGACTTATGGTTCGCCGGTGCTTGCGCTGCTGATCACGGTGTTGGTGGGGGTGGCTCTGTTTGCGCTGCTGGGCAAGGATCCGGTCAAAGGCCTGCAAGCCTTTTTCTGGGAGCCCATCAAATCCGGCTACGCCTTGGGCGAGGTGGCCATGAAGGCCACGCCACTGTTGTTGATCGCCCTGGGTCTGGCTGTGTGCTTTCGCTCCAATGTCTGGAATATTGGTGCGGAAGGCCAGTTCGTGATCGGTGCGGTGGCGGCGGGCGGTATCGCCTTGTTGGCCGACAAGACCACGGGCCCCTGGATTGTTCCTGCGATTTTGATCGCTGGCATGCTGGGCGGCATGGTGTGGGCGGGCATTGTGGCCTTGCTGCGCGATCGCTTCAATGCCAATGAAATTCTGGTCAGTCTGATGCTGGTCTATGTGGCCACACTGGTGCTGGGCTATCTGGTCTATGGTCCCTGGAAGGACCCCATGGGCTACAACTTCCCTCAAACGAAGAGCTTTGAGCGCGTCACGCAGATCCCTCGCCTGGTGCAAGGCATGCGCATGAATATCGGCGTGATCATTTCGCTGGTCGGTGCCGGTCTGCTGTGGACCTTTCTGTTCCGTACCCGCGCCGGTTTTGCGCTGCAGGTCGGTGGCCTGGCACCCGCTGCAGCACGTTATGCAGGCTTTTCCTCGCGCAAGGCCTTGTGGACTGCGCTGCTGATTTCGGGCGCTACAGCGGGTCTGGCCGGTGCGCTGGAAGTGGCGGGCCCTCTGGGTCAGCTCACGCCCTATGTGCCTGCGGGCTACGGCTTTGCCGCCATCATCGTGGCCTTTGTGGGCCGTCTGCACCCTGTGGGCATGATTTTCTCGGCCATTCTCATGAGCATGTTTTATATCGGTGGCGAGCTCGCGCAATCGCGCCTGGGGCTGCCCAAGGCACTGACCGGCGTCTTCCAGGGTCTGCTGCTGTTTGCGCTGCTGGCCTGTGACACGCTGGTGGCTTACCGCATCCGCTGGGTGGCGCAAAAAGCCGGCGCCGTTGTTTCTGCAGTGAAGGGAGCCTGA
- a CDS encoding ABC transporter ATP-binding protein: MNPPPTHNPLADAPARLQLKGITKRYPAVTANDKVSLNVRPGEVHAILGENGAGKSTLMKIIYGAVKPDEGAILVDGKPVQVRNPQEARALGIAMVFQHFSLFDTLTVAENVWLGLDKSMPLAQVVERVEATARDYGLEVDAHRPVHTLSVGEMQRVEIIRALLTNPRVLILDEPTSVLTPQAVEKLFVVLRRLAAEGCSILYISHKLHEIRSLCTACTVLRGGVVTGECNPANETNASLSRMMIGSEPPELEHRTARIGDAVLRVNQLSLRSQEPFGVDLHDMSLQVRAGEVVGIAGVSGNGQKELMYALSGEDTRSAPEMVQVLGKGVGRMGPGRRRGMGLHFVPEERLGRGAVPSMGLAHNLLLTRKDALGKGGWIRMGKLHAQARDIIRRFNVKAGGPDSAAQSLSGGNLQKFIVGREIDAKPRLLIISQPTWGVDVGAAAQIRGEILQLRDQGCAVLVLSEELDELFEICDRLHVVAKGRLSPSVQRADATVQQIGEWMSGLWDGAAVPAIGGGTHAQA, translated from the coding sequence ATGAATCCCCCCCCAACACACAACCCTTTGGCGGATGCGCCTGCGCGCTTGCAGCTGAAGGGTATTACCAAGCGATACCCAGCTGTCACAGCGAATGACAAGGTGTCGTTGAATGTGCGCCCTGGCGAGGTGCACGCCATTCTGGGTGAAAACGGCGCTGGTAAATCCACGCTGATGAAAATCATCTATGGCGCCGTCAAACCCGATGAAGGCGCCATTCTGGTCGATGGCAAGCCTGTGCAGGTGCGCAACCCCCAAGAGGCGCGGGCGCTGGGCATTGCCATGGTGTTTCAGCATTTCAGCCTGTTCGACACACTGACCGTGGCAGAAAACGTCTGGTTGGGCCTGGACAAGAGCATGCCGCTGGCGCAGGTCGTCGAACGTGTCGAAGCCACAGCCCGTGACTACGGGCTGGAAGTCGATGCTCACCGCCCGGTGCATACATTGTCCGTCGGAGAGATGCAGCGCGTGGAAATCATCCGCGCTCTGTTGACCAATCCGCGCGTGCTGATTCTGGATGAGCCCACCTCCGTGCTCACACCCCAGGCCGTGGAGAAGTTGTTTGTCGTGCTGCGCCGTCTGGCCGCCGAAGGTTGCTCCATTCTCTATATCAGCCACAAGCTGCATGAGATCCGCTCGCTGTGCACGGCCTGCACGGTGTTGCGTGGCGGTGTGGTGACCGGAGAGTGCAACCCTGCCAACGAGACCAATGCCTCGCTGTCACGCATGATGATTGGCTCCGAGCCACCAGAGCTGGAGCACCGCACGGCCCGCATCGGAGACGCGGTGCTGCGCGTGAACCAGCTGAGCCTCAGGAGCCAGGAGCCGTTCGGGGTGGATTTGCACGACATGAGTCTGCAGGTGCGTGCCGGTGAAGTGGTCGGTATTGCTGGTGTGTCCGGCAACGGTCAGAAAGAGCTGATGTACGCCCTGTCGGGCGAAGACACCCGCTCGGCACCAGAAATGGTGCAGGTGCTGGGCAAGGGCGTTGGCCGCATGGGGCCAGGGCGCCGCCGGGGCATGGGCCTGCACTTCGTACCGGAAGAGCGCCTGGGGCGCGGCGCCGTGCCCAGCATGGGCCTGGCCCACAATCTGCTGCTGACACGCAAGGATGCACTGGGCAAGGGCGGCTGGATTCGCATGGGCAAGCTGCATGCCCAGGCCAGGGACATCATCCGCCGCTTCAATGTGAAGGCCGGCGGCCCCGACTCCGCGGCTCAGTCGCTGTCGGGTGGCAATCTGCAGAAATTCATTGTGGGCCGTGAAATCGACGCCAAGCCGCGTCTGCTCATCATCTCTCAACCCACCTGGGGGGTGGATGTGGGAGCTGCTGCGCAGATCCGGGGCGAGATTTTGCAGCTGCGCGACCAGGGCTGCGCCGTGCTGGTGCTCAGCGAGGAGTTGGACGAGTTGTTTGAGATTTGTGACCGCCTGCATGTGGTGGCCAAGGGGCGTCTGAGCCCATCGGTGCAGCGTGCCGATGCCACGGTGCAGCAAATTGGTGAATGGATGAGTGGGCTGTGGGATGGGGCTGCCGTGCCAGCAATTGGGGGAGGTACGCATGCTCAAGCTTGA
- a CDS encoding LysR family transcriptional regulator has translation MRDQTLFDRIDLHLIRVLHTVLIERSVSRAALRLGMHQPAVSASLRRLRELAGDPLLVRSGTQMQPTEVGLRMMQPAADILRAAEGLFSDARQFDPKTATRTFGIAASDYLDPQFLPRLMAYLKQHAPNCPVDILPLSAEAHYEEQLAQGEVDVVIGNWPQPPQGLHMAKLFEDEVVCLVSPKHPAVRRGWDVEQWLQSEHIAPTPAYPGALGVIDEQLAGMGLSRQVAARCAHFSLIPDMVASSLLVMTSGRLFCERFAQRLQLAILPCPVEFPPLVYYQLWHARSHAGAATRWLREGVRNVALTLRNQ, from the coding sequence ATGCGCGATCAGACTTTGTTCGACAGGATTGATTTGCACCTGATCCGGGTGCTGCACACGGTGCTGATCGAGCGCAGCGTGTCTCGTGCAGCACTACGCCTGGGCATGCACCAGCCTGCGGTGTCGGCCTCGCTGCGTCGTCTGAGGGAGCTGGCCGGAGACCCTTTGCTGGTGCGTTCCGGCACACAGATGCAGCCCACCGAGGTCGGGCTGCGCATGATGCAGCCCGCTGCCGATATCTTGCGGGCGGCCGAAGGCCTGTTCAGTGATGCACGCCAGTTTGATCCGAAAACGGCGACGCGCACCTTTGGCATCGCGGCCAGCGATTACCTCGACCCGCAGTTTCTGCCGCGTCTCATGGCCTATCTCAAGCAGCACGCGCCCAATTGTCCGGTGGATATTTTGCCGCTGAGTGCAGAGGCCCACTATGAAGAGCAACTGGCGCAAGGGGAGGTGGACGTGGTGATCGGCAACTGGCCGCAGCCACCTCAAGGCTTGCACATGGCCAAGCTGTTCGAAGACGAGGTGGTTTGCCTGGTCAGCCCCAAGCACCCGGCCGTGCGCCGAGGCTGGGATGTGGAGCAGTGGCTGCAATCCGAGCATATTGCTCCCACACCGGCCTATCCGGGGGCCTTGGGTGTCATTGACGAGCAGTTGGCCGGCATGGGACTGAGCCGCCAGGTCGCGGCGCGTTGTGCGCACTTCAGCCTGATTCCCGACATGGTGGCATCAAGCTTGCTAGTCATGACTTCAGGCCGCTTGTTCTGCGAGCGCTTTGCACAACGGCTGCAGCTGGCGATCCTGCCTTGTCCTGTGGAATTTCCGCCGCTGGTCTATTACCAGCTGTGGCACGCGCGTTCGCATGCGGGAGCAGCGACAAGGTGGCTTCGTGAGGGCGTGAGGAATGTGGCGTTAACGCTTCGAAATCAATAG
- a CDS encoding sensor domain-containing diguanylate cyclase yields the protein MLSSIMLIVLVTTLLLGAGTAVWVGHSMRQTAADGALPAQTRALEYMARTLAFRVEQQQKPLQSLATVLSGHMHEPREWLEALLLQPASLASQFDEVQLADARGQLLLNLEKNQSRPLSQLLEPTRDALRRGLEEGKPLVRSTVQVSDAGLQLEFQNVFPVRTAQGRLLGVLGASYRAAAPSLLPLEDEQAGTSGDLFLFDKSGRLLAVGSKGQWQLPQDGGDIHTFANEDLAWLRTVQATTLSERRGSQLWSAVTLPWTQWVLVKVSNVKDWVPGMSVRSVWLLVVAVGLTAMALLVVLALVFYPLTELFRKAERAQKRGVMDVADANVYGARWWQRLSAHDWGEAEVLRNALQALGHSRESQDEREQQLQQQLQTLMDYAPVGLVVTQGKKVLRVGMQAARVLGYQPREMLDMPLRQLCASDEAYEELLARIARGLDIYGQFDSEVCLRRKDSSNVWVRLNGQSMQRMSRTWEVSNKEGDERYLVWELEDVTTKRLVREQSSWKAMHDPLTRLPNRTAFAMRLKEWLQECASVAGSADVLSVGETSTGHGVILYVDLDHFSQVNRQGGREVGDEVLGHIARLIESSVRPHGWVARVGGDEFAVLMPGISREQGMRHAQLLCMAIQDWEGSYQGQRYMLSASIGMLVLDAASHSVTTAFQGADMACYAAKRKGRNRVEVIAAAA from the coding sequence ATGCTGAGCAGCATCATGCTGATCGTGCTGGTGACCACGCTTTTGCTAGGGGCTGGCACGGCAGTCTGGGTAGGGCATTCCATGAGGCAGACGGCGGCTGACGGAGCCCTGCCGGCGCAGACGCGGGCATTGGAATACATGGCACGTACGCTGGCTTTCAGGGTGGAGCAGCAGCAAAAGCCCCTGCAAAGTCTGGCTACGGTGCTTTCCGGTCATATGCATGAACCACGTGAATGGCTGGAGGCTTTGCTATTGCAGCCGGCGTCTCTTGCGTCCCAGTTTGACGAAGTGCAGTTGGCCGATGCCCGTGGACAGCTGTTGTTGAATCTGGAAAAAAATCAAAGCCGGCCTCTATCGCAGCTGCTGGAACCTACACGCGATGCGCTCAGGCGTGGCTTGGAAGAAGGTAAGCCCTTGGTCAGAAGCACGGTGCAGGTTTCGGATGCAGGCCTGCAACTTGAATTCCAGAATGTGTTTCCGGTGCGCACTGCTCAGGGGCGGCTGTTGGGCGTGCTGGGGGCCAGTTACCGTGCCGCGGCGCCGAGTCTGTTGCCATTGGAAGATGAACAGGCGGGAACCAGTGGCGATCTGTTTCTTTTCGACAAGAGTGGACGTTTGCTGGCTGTCGGGAGCAAAGGACAGTGGCAGCTGCCACAGGATGGTGGCGATATTCATACCTTTGCGAATGAGGATTTGGCTTGGCTGCGCACGGTGCAAGCCACAACCCTCAGTGAACGACGAGGCAGTCAGCTCTGGAGCGCGGTGACTCTGCCCTGGACGCAGTGGGTGCTGGTCAAGGTTTCGAATGTGAAGGACTGGGTTCCGGGCATGAGCGTGCGCTCGGTTTGGCTGCTGGTCGTTGCCGTGGGCTTGACGGCAATGGCCTTGCTGGTCGTGCTGGCTCTGGTCTTCTATCCGCTGACCGAGCTTTTTCGCAAAGCCGAGCGTGCTCAAAAGCGCGGCGTGATGGATGTGGCGGATGCCAATGTCTATGGCGCTCGCTGGTGGCAGCGCCTGTCAGCTCACGACTGGGGCGAGGCAGAGGTTCTGCGCAATGCCTTGCAAGCGCTGGGGCATAGCCGCGAAAGCCAGGATGAGCGTGAACAGCAGCTGCAACAGCAGCTGCAGACGCTGATGGACTATGCGCCAGTGGGGCTGGTGGTGACGCAGGGCAAAAAAGTTCTCAGAGTGGGCATGCAGGCGGCGCGCGTGCTTGGCTATCAGCCGCGCGAGATGCTGGATATGCCGTTGCGCCAGCTCTGCGCCAGCGATGAGGCTTATGAAGAGTTGCTGGCGCGCATTGCCCGGGGGCTTGATATCTATGGCCAATTTGATAGCGAGGTCTGCCTGCGCCGCAAGGACTCGAGCAATGTCTGGGTCAGATTGAATGGGCAGAGCATGCAGCGCATGAGCCGGACCTGGGAAGTCAGCAACAAGGAAGGGGACGAGCGCTATCTGGTCTGGGAGCTTGAGGATGTCACCACCAAGCGTCTGGTGCGGGAGCAATCAAGCTGGAAAGCCATGCATGATCCGTTGACTCGGCTGCCCAACCGCACGGCCTTTGCGATGAGGCTCAAGGAATGGCTGCAGGAATGTGCATCGGTTGCTGGTTCAGCGGATGTGCTTTCCGTGGGAGAAACTTCTACCGGGCATGGCGTCATCCTCTATGTCGATCTGGATCATTTCTCACAGGTCAATCGCCAGGGGGGGCGGGAAGTGGGCGACGAGGTATTGGGACATATTGCGCGCCTGATCGAGTCTTCGGTGCGCCCCCATGGCTGGGTGGCCAGGGTGGGGGGCGACGAGTTTGCCGTGCTCATGCCCGGCATCAGCCGCGAACAGGGCATGCGCCACGCACAACTGTTGTGCATGGCCATTCAGGACTGGGAAGGCTCCTACCAGGGGCAGCGCTATATGTTGAGTGCCAGCATCGGCATGCTGGTGCTTGATGCTGCCAGCCATTCCGTGACGACCGCATTCCAGGGGGCTGACATGGCCTGCTATGCCGCCAAGCGCAAGGGCCGCAATCGCGTGGAAGTCATTGCGGCAGCGGCCTGA
- a CDS encoding Crp/Fnr family transcriptional regulator, translated as MFTMPSMSQVASSFGQPESFAPGSWLRLRRQPLTSVLYLESGSVLLGVEQGSSLRHQLGQVDGPAWLDAAFALQGRNSCLDMQAQSAGQLYAIPVERFHKAVADMPVPAQQLLKDLARSYCLQTELAVSRLAQDAEARCAQWLLHHATEHAEGGLRVILNARKRLIAAQLGIAPETFSRVLRQLREHGLIAGRGNVIDLPKPQALEVLALA; from the coding sequence ATGTTCACCATGCCCTCCATGTCGCAAGTTGCCTCCTCGTTTGGGCAACCAGAGAGCTTTGCTCCAGGCTCATGGCTACGACTGCGTCGCCAACCTCTTACATCCGTTTTGTACCTGGAAAGCGGCAGCGTGCTGCTGGGGGTGGAGCAGGGTTCGAGTCTGCGCCATCAACTGGGGCAGGTCGATGGCCCCGCCTGGCTGGACGCTGCATTTGCCCTGCAAGGGCGCAACTCCTGTCTGGACATGCAGGCACAGAGCGCCGGACAGCTCTACGCGATTCCCGTCGAGCGCTTTCACAAGGCGGTGGCAGACATGCCAGTGCCGGCGCAGCAGCTACTCAAGGATCTGGCTCGCTCTTATTGTCTGCAGACCGAGCTGGCCGTCAGCCGCCTGGCGCAGGATGCGGAGGCACGCTGCGCGCAGTGGTTGCTGCATCATGCAACAGAGCATGCCGAAGGTGGGTTGCGTGTCATCTTGAACGCACGCAAGCGCTTGATTGCCGCCCAGCTAGGCATTGCACCTGAGACTTTCTCGCGCGTGCTGCGGCAGCTGCGTGAGCATGGCTTGATTGCAGGCAGAGGCAACGTCATCGACCTTCCCAAGCCGCAGGCACTGGAAGTGTTGGCGCTGGCCTGA
- a CDS encoding oleate hydratase, which translates to MTSMKGKTMNRADSNTPGQQAASVRVEANVGEGFWRKSAKDSLPPPDMVGPYMRNRPVPGTQVPGRKAWIIGSGIAGLAAAFYLIRDGGMKGEDITILDALCVAGGSLDGAGNAEDGYIVRGGREMNWNYDNFWDLFQDVPALELPAGYSVLDEYRWVNDNDPNWSKARLMHKQGQIRDFATLGLSKSHQWELIKLLLKRKEDLDDITIEEYFSKSFLETNFWYLWRSMFAFENWQSLLEMKLYMHRFLDAIDGLTDMSALVFPKYNQYDSFVVPLTRMLQEQGVKMQFDTRVQDLDMSEEGDSRTVTAIRCKVAGQEEIIAVGTDDVVFALTGSMTEGTAYGDMDTVPVLARGNKEPGEDSDWTLWQNLAKKSPVLGKPEKFCGDVARSMWESATLTCKPSPLIDKLKELAVNDPYSGKTVTGGIITFTDSNWVMSFTCNRQPHFPDQPGDVLVLWVYALLMDKDGNHVKKPMPACTGREILAELCYHLGIADQLDAVAANTKVRLALMPYITAQFMPRAAGDRPHVVPQGCTNLALLGQFVETSNDVIFTMESSVRTARIGVYTLLGLSKQVPDISPTQYDIRNILKGARALNNNEPFPGERLLHRVLGNSYYAHVLPPLPDNEETLRERAEAELSSLLGKGSQALVAASGWLARWSEGLRDKSK; encoded by the coding sequence ATGACATCCATGAAAGGCAAGACCATGAATCGAGCAGACTCCAACACTCCCGGTCAGCAAGCGGCCTCCGTACGCGTGGAGGCAAATGTCGGCGAGGGCTTCTGGCGCAAGAGCGCGAAAGATAGCTTGCCACCACCGGACATGGTGGGCCCGTATATGCGCAACCGTCCGGTCCCGGGAACACAGGTGCCGGGCCGCAAGGCATGGATCATAGGCAGCGGCATTGCCGGGCTGGCGGCCGCTTTTTATCTGATCCGCGATGGAGGCATGAAGGGGGAGGACATCACCATCCTCGACGCCCTGTGCGTTGCCGGTGGCTCGCTCGATGGAGCAGGCAATGCCGAAGACGGCTACATCGTGCGCGGCGGCCGCGAGATGAACTGGAATTACGACAACTTCTGGGATCTGTTCCAGGATGTGCCGGCACTGGAGCTGCCTGCGGGCTACAGCGTGCTCGACGAGTACCGCTGGGTCAACGACAACGACCCCAACTGGTCCAAGGCCCGACTGATGCACAAGCAAGGTCAAATCCGTGATTTCGCTACGCTGGGTTTGAGCAAGTCGCACCAGTGGGAGCTCATCAAGCTGCTGCTCAAGCGCAAGGAAGACCTGGACGACATCACGATCGAAGAGTATTTCAGCAAGAGCTTTCTCGAGACCAACTTCTGGTATCTGTGGCGCTCGATGTTCGCCTTCGAGAACTGGCAAAGCCTGCTGGAGATGAAGCTGTACATGCACCGTTTCCTCGATGCCATCGACGGCCTTACCGACATGTCGGCATTGGTGTTTCCCAAGTACAACCAGTACGACAGTTTTGTCGTGCCGCTGACCCGCATGCTGCAGGAACAGGGTGTAAAGATGCAGTTCGACACCCGTGTCCAGGACCTGGACATGAGCGAGGAGGGCGATAGCCGCACCGTGACTGCCATCCGCTGCAAGGTGGCAGGCCAGGAGGAAATCATCGCCGTCGGCACCGATGACGTGGTTTTTGCGCTCACGGGCTCGATGACCGAGGGCACGGCCTATGGCGATATGGACACCGTACCGGTGCTGGCGCGCGGCAACAAAGAGCCGGGGGAGGACAGCGACTGGACGTTGTGGCAGAACCTAGCGAAGAAATCTCCGGTGTTGGGCAAGCCCGAGAAATTCTGCGGCGATGTCGCACGCTCGATGTGGGAGTCGGCCACGCTCACCTGCAAGCCGTCGCCCCTGATCGACAAGCTCAAAGAACTGGCGGTCAACGATCCGTATTCGGGCAAGACCGTCACCGGTGGCATCATCACCTTCACCGATTCCAACTGGGTGATGAGCTTTACCTGCAACCGCCAGCCACACTTCCCCGACCAGCCGGGCGACGTGCTGGTGCTGTGGGTCTATGCACTGTTGATGGACAAGGACGGCAACCATGTCAAGAAGCCCATGCCAGCCTGCACCGGGCGTGAGATCCTGGCCGAGTTGTGTTATCACTTGGGCATTGCCGACCAGCTCGACGCGGTGGCTGCCAACACCAAGGTGCGCCTGGCGCTGATGCCCTATATCACCGCGCAGTTCATGCCGCGCGCGGCGGGCGACCGGCCCCATGTGGTGCCGCAGGGCTGCACCAACCTGGCCTTGCTGGGCCAGTTCGTGGAGACCAGCAACGATGTCATCTTCACGATGGAAAGCTCGGTGCGCACCGCGCGCATCGGCGTCTACACGCTGCTGGGCCTGTCCAAGCAGGTGCCCGACATCAGTCCCACGCAGTACGACATCCGCAACATCCTCAAGGGCGCGCGGGCACTGAACAACAACGAGCCTTTCCCGGGCGAGCGTCTGCTGCACCGGGTGCTGGGAAACAGCTACTACGCCCATGTGTTGCCGCCGCTGCCTGACAACGAGGAGACGCTGCGCGAGCGCGCCGAGGCGGAGCTGTCTTCGCTGCTGGGCAAGGGCAGCCAGGCGCTGGTGGCGGCCTCGGGCTGGCTGGCACGCTGGAGCGAAGGCCTGCGCGACAAATCCAAATAA
- a CDS encoding MerR family transcriptional regulator translates to MRIGELETRSGASRHTLRYYEQIGLISPTRRTNNYRVYTAQTLQDLNFIQRAQSMGFSLGEIGQILDAQRNKTIDCADGAKLIEKKMAEIRQKIADLKSIYRYLDEERANLEASAARQLELQQLNNSSN, encoded by the coding sequence ATGAGAATCGGCGAACTTGAGACACGCAGCGGTGCCAGCCGCCATACCTTGCGTTACTACGAGCAAATCGGCCTGATCTCACCGACGCGACGAACTAACAACTATCGCGTCTACACGGCACAAACTCTGCAGGATCTGAACTTTATCCAGCGCGCGCAAAGCATGGGGTTTTCGCTGGGGGAAATAGGCCAGATTCTGGATGCGCAACGGAACAAGACCATCGATTGCGCTGACGGCGCCAAGCTCATTGAAAAGAAGATGGCAGAAATCAGGCAGAAAATCGCCGACCTCAAAAGCATTTATCGGTATCTGGATGAAGAGCGTGCAAACCTCGAAGCCAGTGCTGCCAGGCAGCTTGAGCTTCAACAACTGAACAACTCTTCGAACTGA